In one window of Bemisia tabaci chromosome 4, PGI_BMITA_v3 DNA:
- the LOC109041000 gene encoding cytoplasmic FMR1-interacting protein isoform X1 — protein MFAVLDKLKNMKSSVKNDYSTHHRATQFLKVMADSLTLLESQNLFMFLSTQNKIRDTVKDNLEKIIGYEERLSYIVNLCLHMFETRM, from the exons ATGTTTGCGGTGCTAGATAAgctgaaaaacatgaaatccAGTGTGAAAAATGATTATTCTACCCATCACCG tgccaCCCAGTTCTTGAAAGTTATGGCAGATTCACTCACCCTGCTGGAGTCGCAGAATTTATTCATGTTTCTCTCTACACAGAACAAAATTCGAGACACAGTGAAagataatttggaaaaaataatcggttaCGAAGAGCGTCTGTCCTATATTGTCAATCTGTGCTTGCACATGTTCGAAACAAGAATGTAG
- the LOC109041000 gene encoding cytoplasmic FMR1-interacting protein isoform X3: MLYTWRCCSGAIPQSKSNEQPNWVEIYEKTIEVLAPEVNKLLNIMYFQQKAIEDFVQR; encoded by the exons ATGCTGTACACGTGGCGATGTTGCTCTGGAGCCATACCGCAATCAAAGTCCAATGAGCAGCCGAACTGGGTGGAAATCTATGAAAAGACTATTGAAGTATTAGCTCCTGAAGTGAACAAGCTGCTTAATATCATGTATTTTCAG CAAAAAGCTATTGAAGATTTTGTGCAGAGGTAA
- the LOC109041000 gene encoding cytoplasmic FMR1-interacting protein isoform X2 has protein sequence MLYTWRCCSGAIPQSKSNEQPNWVEIYEKTIEVLAPEVNKLLNIMYFQVRAKTGDGAYIAQLCDLLFI, from the exons ATGCTGTACACGTGGCGATGTTGCTCTGGAGCCATACCGCAATCAAAGTCCAATGAGCAGCCGAACTGGGTGGAAATCTATGAAAAGACTATTGAAGTATTAGCTCCTGAAGTGAACAAGCTGCTTAATATCATGTATTTTCAG GTCCGTGCAAAAACTGGTGATGGTGCCTATATTGCACAACTGTGtgatcttttatttatttag